One Rhizobium sp. 9140 genomic region harbors:
- the ugpC gene encoding ABC transporter ATP-binding protein, with amino-acid sequence MARLELRNVVKSYGIYEAVRGIDLEIEDKEFVVFVGPSGCGKSTTLRMIAGLEHITGGDIVIGDQVVNRLGPGKRDIAMVFQNYALYPHMSVRENIAFCLEQQRLPKSEIESRIQTAARTLHIEELLDRRPGQLSGGQRQRVAMGRAIVRNPKVFLLDEPLSNLDAKLRVQMRTEIKRLHQVLPTTTVYVTHDQIEAMTMADRVVVMNGGLIEQCGPPQRLYHHPATRFVAGFIGSPAMNFLEAQLLDVAGQRVVRLEDGTDLPVPLERAALYASSIGRPVTFGIRPEAVSAAQQRPGYAPLTARIDLVEPLGPSTMIYFDVGTTTLCASIDPEAGAKAGEDIVLSINMNQMHLFDAETGVSLTPIP; translated from the coding sequence ATGGCTCGGCTCGAACTGCGAAACGTCGTCAAATCCTATGGCATCTACGAAGCCGTACGCGGCATCGATCTGGAAATCGAGGACAAGGAGTTCGTCGTCTTCGTCGGCCCGTCCGGCTGCGGCAAATCGACGACGCTCCGGATGATCGCCGGTCTCGAACACATCACCGGCGGCGATATCGTCATCGGCGATCAGGTGGTCAACCGCTTAGGCCCGGGCAAACGCGACATCGCCATGGTGTTCCAGAACTATGCGCTCTACCCGCACATGTCCGTGCGCGAGAACATCGCCTTCTGCCTCGAACAGCAGCGCCTGCCGAAAAGCGAGATCGAGAGCCGCATCCAGACGGCCGCGCGCACGCTTCACATCGAAGAGCTTCTGGACCGCCGACCCGGCCAACTCTCCGGCGGGCAGCGACAGCGTGTCGCCATGGGCCGGGCGATCGTGCGCAATCCCAAGGTGTTTCTGCTCGACGAGCCGCTGTCGAACCTCGACGCCAAGTTGCGCGTGCAGATGCGAACCGAAATCAAGCGCTTACATCAAGTCTTGCCGACCACCACGGTCTATGTCACGCATGATCAGATCGAGGCGATGACCATGGCGGATCGCGTCGTCGTCATGAATGGCGGATTGATCGAGCAATGCGGCCCGCCGCAGCGTCTCTACCATCACCCGGCCACGCGCTTCGTCGCCGGCTTTATCGGCTCGCCCGCCATGAACTTTCTAGAGGCTCAACTTCTCGACGTCGCGGGGCAACGCGTCGTTCGCCTCGAAGACGGCACGGATTTGCCTGTGCCGTTGGAACGCGCCGCCCTTTACGCGTCCAGCATAGGCCGCCCGGTCACCTTCGGCATCCGCCCGGAAGCTGTGAGCGCCGCACAGCAGCGCCCAGGCTACGCGCCGTTGACCGCCCGGATCGACCTCGTGGAACCGCTCGGACCCTCGACCATGATCTATTTCGACGTGGGAACAACCACCCTCTGCGCCAGCATCGACCCGGAAGCCGGCGCCAAGGCGGGAGAGGACATCGTTCTTTCCATCAACATGAACCAGATGCATCTGTTCGATGCGGAAACGGGCGTGTCTCTGACTCCCATTCCGTAA
- a CDS encoding carbohydrate ABC transporter permease, with protein MASTAQRPTQTVTASNDPEPKGWLGLAFMAPSLVFILGLFVVPLVMALWMSLHNWPLLGRRKFIGLGNYAELLGDMQLWHSLGFTLLYTVLVTAAIMAVALPLALLVDRPLRLAGFFRTVYFMPVVIGFGAASTLWMWLLNPDNGVFAHLLRGLGLVDSAPRPLESFWPALGVIILMVVWKTAGFTMVILLTGLQAIPADVTEAAKIDGAGIFSRFRRITLPLMRNSLLLALVLNVTSSMLAFDQFFIITQGGPSNSTISAVFSIYLASFSSYRLGYGSAMSFVLLVVLVAISSIQLAFLRQRPEES; from the coding sequence TTGGCTTCGACGGCCCAAAGACCGACGCAGACGGTGACGGCGAGCAACGACCCCGAACCGAAGGGCTGGCTTGGCCTTGCCTTCATGGCGCCGAGCCTTGTCTTCATCCTCGGCCTCTTCGTCGTGCCTCTGGTCATGGCGCTCTGGATGAGCCTGCACAACTGGCCGCTGCTCGGACGCCGCAAGTTCATCGGGCTTGGCAACTATGCGGAACTGCTGGGAGACATGCAGCTCTGGCATTCCCTTGGGTTCACGCTGCTCTATACCGTGCTCGTCACCGCCGCCATCATGGCCGTCGCCTTGCCGCTGGCGCTGCTGGTGGACCGGCCGCTCCGGCTTGCCGGCTTTTTCCGCACGGTCTATTTCATGCCCGTCGTCATCGGCTTCGGTGCAGCCTCCACGCTGTGGATGTGGCTGCTCAATCCCGACAATGGCGTCTTTGCCCATCTACTGCGCGGCCTTGGCCTCGTGGACAGCGCGCCGCGGCCGCTCGAAAGCTTCTGGCCGGCGCTCGGCGTCATCATCCTCATGGTGGTCTGGAAGACGGCAGGCTTCACCATGGTCATCCTTCTTACCGGTCTTCAGGCCATTCCCGCCGACGTGACCGAAGCGGCCAAGATCGATGGCGCCGGCATCTTCAGCCGCTTCCGGCGGATCACGCTGCCGCTGATGCGCAATTCGCTTCTTTTGGCGCTGGTGCTCAATGTGACGTCGTCGATGCTCGCGTTCGACCAGTTCTTCATCATCACGCAGGGCGGCCCGTCGAACAGCACCATCTCCGCCGTGTTCTCGATCTACCTCGCCTCCTTCTCCTCCTATCGCCTCGGCTATGGCTCGGCCATGTCCTTCGTGCTCCTCGTCGTCCTCGTCGCGATCTCCTCGATCCAGCTCGCTTTCCTGCGCCAGCGGCCGGAGGAAAGCTGA
- a CDS encoding carbohydrate ABC transporter permease, with the protein MPAGERLGFAAFILVSVVFALFFLLPIVWSFANSFKPAAEALAHPVALFSKAFSLENYRRLDTVGAGWTVYAGNSVMIALGTVVLTVLVAVPAGYGFSKFRFPGQSALFIVVMATMMIPFQSILTPLFLILKVLKLQNNLFGLVLIYVTFQLPFSIFMMRNAFDAVPRALIEAARIDGASQWTILRRIMLPIALPGVATIAMFAFLNAWNEFLAALIFLSDQNKFTLPIMLVNVSSGIYGIIDWGALQAGVTVTMVPCIILFLLLQRYYVRGLTAGAVK; encoded by the coding sequence ATGCCGGCAGGCGAACGGCTCGGCTTTGCAGCCTTCATCCTCGTCTCGGTCGTCTTCGCGCTGTTCTTTCTGCTGCCGATCGTCTGGTCGTTCGCCAACTCCTTCAAGCCTGCGGCCGAAGCCCTGGCCCATCCCGTCGCGCTTTTCTCCAAGGCATTCTCCCTAGAAAACTACCGGCGGCTGGATACGGTCGGTGCCGGCTGGACCGTCTATGCCGGCAACTCGGTCATGATTGCGCTCGGAACCGTGGTTCTGACGGTGCTCGTCGCCGTTCCCGCCGGCTATGGCTTCTCGAAGTTCCGCTTTCCCGGTCAGTCCGCGCTTTTCATCGTGGTGATGGCGACGATGATGATCCCGTTCCAGTCGATCCTCACACCGCTCTTCCTGATCCTGAAAGTGCTGAAGCTTCAGAACAATCTGTTCGGCCTCGTGCTGATCTACGTGACCTTCCAGCTTCCCTTCTCGATCTTTATGATGCGCAATGCCTTCGATGCGGTGCCGCGCGCGTTGATCGAGGCGGCGCGGATCGACGGGGCTTCGCAGTGGACGATTCTCAGGCGGATTATGCTACCGATCGCCCTGCCCGGCGTCGCGACGATCGCCATGTTCGCCTTCCTCAATGCCTGGAACGAGTTCCTCGCCGCGCTGATCTTCCTGTCGGACCAGAACAAGTTCACGCTGCCGATCATGCTGGTCAACGTCTCCTCCGGCATCTACGGCATCATCGACTGGGGTGCGCTGCAGGCCGGCGTCACCGTCACCATGGTCCCCTGCATCATCCTGTTCCTCCTCCTGCAACGCTATTACGTGCGCGGTCTCACCGCCGGCGCCGTGAAATGA
- a CDS encoding glycoside hydrolase family 127 protein: MSSTPASPRVQPLTAPHRFVPVDHASVDFTGGFWESWSDTVRNVTIPTQHMRLEEEGFLEVLDFDKPPSPLVRRIQPSGLSMQHFFDSDFGKWIEAASYTLKAHPNAEIEAKIDAIVEKLERGQMTDGYLNSWFIRREPEKRWTNLRDLHEMYSMGHLLEGAVAYFEATGKRRFLDVMIRAVDHIIDTFGPEPGKLRGYDAHEEIELALVKLYRVTRDPRHLALATYFVDERGRMPSYYDEEARRRGENPEDYVYQTYAYSQAHMPVREQTQVVGHAVRAMYLFSAMVDLAHENDDPTLKAACERLFDNLTGRQLYVTGGLGPSASNEGFTREYDLPNATAYAETCAAVALGFWSHRMAQLDLDAKYTDKLETVLFNGALSGISRDGEHYFYENVLESHGQNRRWKWHYCPCCPTNIARLITSLGQYVYSATDADLAVHLYGANTAKVALGQTIVRLTQETRYPWDGDIRLALGLDTPSSFTLHLRIPGWCRAARLTVNGEAVDVRASVTKGYVAIQRAWADGDEVRLSLDMPIDRLYAHPAVGEDAGRVALKRGPVVYCVEETDIGTEPQRLRLPADAKLDVAYDPDLLGGATVLTGEALEAEASDWDGLYRTVPPALKPRAFKAIPYHLWANRDPGAMLVWLNEK, from the coding sequence ATGTCGTCCACGCCCGCCTCCCCGCGCGTCCAGCCGTTGACCGCGCCCCACCGCTTCGTCCCCGTCGATCATGCCTCCGTGGATTTCACCGGCGGGTTCTGGGAAAGCTGGTCGGACACCGTGCGCAACGTGACCATCCCCACCCAGCATATGCGGCTAGAGGAGGAAGGGTTTCTCGAGGTCCTCGACTTCGACAAGCCACCGTCGCCGCTGGTGCGCCGTATCCAGCCGAGCGGGCTGTCGATGCAGCATTTCTTCGACAGCGATTTCGGCAAATGGATCGAGGCCGCAAGCTACACGCTGAAAGCACATCCGAATGCCGAGATCGAGGCGAAGATAGACGCGATCGTCGAGAAGCTCGAACGGGGGCAGATGACCGACGGCTACCTCAACAGCTGGTTCATCCGCCGCGAGCCGGAGAAACGCTGGACGAACCTGCGCGATCTCCACGAGATGTATTCGATGGGGCATCTGCTCGAGGGCGCCGTCGCCTATTTCGAAGCGACGGGAAAACGGCGCTTCCTCGACGTGATGATCCGCGCCGTCGACCACATCATCGACACGTTCGGCCCGGAGCCGGGCAAGCTGCGCGGCTATGATGCCCATGAGGAAATCGAACTGGCGCTGGTCAAGCTCTACCGCGTGACGCGCGATCCGCGGCATCTGGCCCTTGCGACCTACTTCGTCGACGAGCGCGGCCGGATGCCCTCCTATTACGATGAGGAAGCCCGCCGTCGCGGCGAGAACCCGGAGGATTATGTCTACCAGACCTATGCCTACAGCCAGGCACACATGCCAGTGCGCGAGCAGACACAGGTGGTCGGCCATGCGGTGCGCGCCATGTATCTCTTCTCCGCCATGGTCGATCTCGCGCATGAAAATGACGATCCGACCCTGAAGGCAGCCTGCGAGCGGCTGTTCGACAACCTCACCGGCCGCCAGCTCTACGTCACGGGCGGGCTCGGTCCGTCGGCGTCCAACGAAGGTTTCACGCGGGAATACGATCTGCCCAACGCGACGGCCTACGCCGAAACCTGTGCTGCCGTTGCGCTCGGGTTCTGGAGCCACCGCATGGCGCAGCTCGATCTGGATGCAAAATATACCGACAAGCTGGAAACCGTGCTCTTCAACGGCGCGCTCTCCGGTATCTCGCGCGACGGCGAGCATTATTTCTACGAGAACGTGCTGGAGAGCCATGGCCAGAACCGCCGCTGGAAATGGCATTACTGCCCCTGCTGCCCGACCAACATCGCCCGCCTCATCACCTCACTCGGTCAGTACGTCTATTCCGCGACGGATGCGGATCTGGCGGTACATCTCTATGGCGCCAACACGGCGAAGGTCGCGCTTGGGCAGACCATCGTCCGGCTCACGCAGGAAACGCGCTATCCCTGGGACGGCGATATCCGGCTCGCGCTCGGGCTCGATACGCCCTCATCCTTCACGCTGCATCTGCGCATCCCCGGCTGGTGCCGGGCGGCACGGTTGACGGTCAATGGCGAGGCCGTCGATGTGAGGGCATCCGTCACAAAAGGCTATGTCGCGATCCAGCGCGCCTGGGCCGATGGCGACGAGGTACGGCTGTCCCTCGACATGCCGATAGACCGGCTCTACGCCCATCCCGCGGTGGGCGAGGATGCCGGCCGGGTGGCGCTGAAGCGCGGTCCCGTGGTCTATTGCGTCGAGGAAACCGATATCGGCACCGAGCCGCAACGGTTGCGGCTGCCCGCCGATGCCAAGCTCGACGTCGCCTATGATCCGGACCTGCTGGGCGGCGCCACCGTGCTGACGGGCGAGGCACTGGAGGCTGAGGCGAGCGATTGGGACGGGCTCTACCGCACGGTCCCGCCGGCACTCAAACCCCGCGCGTTCAAGGCGATCCCCTACCATCTCTGGGCAAACCGCGACCCGGGCGCCATGCTCGTCTGGCTGAACGAGAAGTAG